cttattttcgaaaattcgTACCTCGGTTCTCACAGATTATGAAACCGATATATTCCTTAACTTCGAGTAAAAGTGTGTTTAACGTAACGAGTTGGAAgatattagaaaaatattattgctatCCTTGTAAATGAGCCtgtacttgttatttttgatcCACAACATTTATTAGAGTTACACACAGATGCTAGCTCTTACGGTTATGGTGCAATGTTAATGCATCGAATCAATGGTAGTCCTCATGTAATAGAGtattttagtaaaattactTCCCTGCCGAGTCTAGATACCATTCATACGAATTAGAAACCTTGGCAGTGGTAGAATCCGTTAAACAGTTCCGTCATTATTTAGTTGGTCGTACGTTTGTAGTGTATACTGATGGCAATTCTCTAAAATCATCGCGGACAAAGATTGAGCTAACACCAAGAGTGCATCGTTGGTGGGCGTATTTGCAGTCGTTTGATTTCAAAATCGAATATAGAGAAGGAAAGCGCATGGCGCATGTAGATTTTTTATCGAGAAATCATATTCAGGAAGCAACCAAAGTTGAAAAGTCTTTAGTCCCTGAAAAGCGTGTAAACTTGGCAGAAATCTCAAGTGACTGGCTTGCTGCTGAACAGCGCCAGGATTCTGGCAAGTCCCCTAGAGTTGCCTGTCGGCAAGGAGGCTCGTCCTTTGGGCTTGATTCCACCGTATGATACAGAGATGGAGGTAGATAAAGTTAATGCTAGAGATAgggcaattgaaaatatgaataatcaAGCTAGTTACGACAAAATAAGGTTCGATAAAATAAAGCAGCAGTTGAACGACATAATGTTGGAGATTTTGTTTTACTGAAAAACGAAGAACGGATCAAACTAAATTGGATGCAAAGTTTAAAGGACCGTTTTTGGTTAGTGAAGTTTTAGTTTACATAATAAgagaatttataaatattgccATGAAGATTTGAGAAAGATGCCAGATGGTTATGTTCCGAGTGAATTGGAGTGCCCGCCTGAGAATTGTTGAAATGGTTATAATACATCCGTGTGAGAGGATATGTTATGTGATTAACAAAATGTCCATATAGAGTATGGAATGGTTGAAATGAAGTTGCAATAGACTTCGataagaaaatgtttgtgAATGGTGGATGTGTTTGAGAATTCGAATGGAAATAACCTGGCGGATGCAAAGTTTATGCATGGTTGATATGACAATATTTGATTGAGATGTATGAGTTAAAATTATGGTTTTGAGATTTGAGCTATCTACGACATTGGGCAAGCACAAGTGAAAGACGAAAGTTGGAACATGGCGTGTTGCGCTCTTGACGGGACTATGCtcttaatcaaaaataaatcatagtGACGATAACTAGAGTCGAATTTTGAATTGCTGAGAAGCAAATGTAATGAATTAAATGTTAACATGAATTTGATTATGTAATGAGAAtaagaattgaaatttgtttataatgttgtgtagaatgtaaaatatagAAAGACTATTGTGAAGGGATGGCTTTATGTAGGCTTGTATTTTCTAATTATGGatatttattagaataatGAGATATGatgatgaaattataattaaagtaCACTTGTTAAAATAGATCTTGCTTTCCGCGTGCTTTCCCTTCTTCGCTTCTTTTCTAGTGTGACCACATATCGTAAGATATCgataaaatgataaatgatACCCTAGCCCTCACTGCAGGGCTCATGTGGCACTGTAAAAGTTATGTTGGTAACAGCTTCTTTTACCTGAGCTTTACAGACGGCCTCTCCTGACAAATCGCAGCGTCCTCGCAAGAGTCGATTGCTGTGATCCCGCCATTGTGTTCTTCGTCGTCTGATTCATTCGGCGGCAGCTGACACCAATGCTTCATTTTGTCGGAAGAGTAGATTGATTTGTAGGGTCTCTGCTTTCGCTGTGCATGGGGGATATCTTCCACTAGATATCTATCCTTGGGCAGCACTTTGGTGACTATAAACGGTCCTTTATAACGTTGCTTGCGAAACAGTCTGTCTTGTTCGATCACATAGTCGTCGTTCTCGGATTTCTTGTCGTTTTTCATCTCGGTGAcaatgcttttattttatcgTCGTGTAGTTGTGTGGCAAATAGCCAATCCGTCTCGTCCAAAAGAGTCTTTGCTATCTTTAGGCTGGCTGTGTCCATATCATGCGCCTCTTCAAGCGGAGTACGGCTCAGTGCATCTACGTGATCCATTTGACGTCCAGCTCGATGTACAATTTCTCTTTTCGGTTCTGGCACTCTGTACGGAGCTTGCGAAACTATTTTGCCACTTTCGATGATGATGTCTGCCTGCACGACATTTGTTTTGCCAATACCATGCAATCCAACTGAGAaaactgtaaaatatttttccaaCAACGCACGCATTTTGTCCTTCTTTTCTTGTTTCTCAAAATTACCAAGAAGTAAGTCTGGAAAATTATCGCATGGAAGCTCTGCTGACATCGGTACTGCTCGGTTGACACTAGACTGGATCTTCTCAAAATCGAATGAATATATCACATGTACCAAAAATGTAGTaccaataattaatattacatacCTTGACGATTAAATTCCATATTCAagctttttatttgatttagtatttgaatataaaattgacagaaaaattacaaattttccTGCCAATTTTTTTCAGAGGGTCCAGACCATAGTCTTTAAATATAGGCGAATAACAAATTACCAACGAAgtcttaaatttttaaaaatatgtttcagtattcttgaagtattctaattcaaaaataaagtaaatttgatgataccgaacacaaaaaatgtaaaaatgccgcactctgcgactttttgcccatagtgcaCTGGAAACTCTTGGATGGCTGATACCTTGTCAGGGTCAGTTTTCCTGTCCGTCATCTCGATATCGTGTGTTAGCCACTTGGACTTTCCTAGCCCCTTTTCTGCAAACGAAGGAAACTTTTTGATAACAGTGACAAGTTCCGTTTTCTGCTCAGAtgtcaactcgagttgctgcgGTTTATTATATCTAATTGACGCAATGCTGTTTGTTGGCACCAGATTCgtgccttggttggtgtgccgttgctcgtacttcgAGCAGTCTactactcgaaaacaacaatGTTTTTAGATCAAAATTTGCTAAAATCTATATtatcttcatttcattttgtacatTTCATTGTAATTTTCACACAGTCCTTCAAGTCCCTATAATATTCTTAACAAtttttgcctctgcttgggctcacATACGAATCAAGAGTAAATTACGCTGCCGAAATTTTCAGCTGTATTACTACATCAAGCGGGCCTAACGGTGAAATTCCCATGCATaaaagagaatcaccgattacaaacgcccagtaggaaatgcgctggcAAAGCCCCAGTAGAAAATTTTGTTCGCCCGCCAACATTCCCCACCTCGTAATTCACTAGCATTCGCGTTGTGTATTACCAATTTCCAAATCTAATTTGGCTAGCTTTACGGCGGGGCGAGTCACAATACCTTCTGAAGTGCGCCCTACGGCACCTGACCGTCTTTCGA
This window of the Drosophila nasuta strain 15112-1781.00 unplaced genomic scaffold, ASM2355853v1 ctg17_pilon, whole genome shotgun sequence genome carries:
- the LOC132797715 gene encoding uncharacterized protein LOC132797715, which produces MKNDKKSENDDYVIEQDRLFRKQRYKGPFIVTKVLPKDRYLVEDIPHAQRKQRPYKSIYSSDKMKHWCQLPPNESDDEEHNGGITAIDSCEDAAICQERPSVKLR